The following coding sequences are from one Myxococcales bacterium window:
- a CDS encoding ABC transporter ATP-binding protein: MVEISDVSKVYGSGESPVYALRQVSLRIEGGQMVAIMGASGSGKSTLLNLLGTLDQPTEGRYLLDGQDTRSMDDRALARFRNQKIGFVFQSFNLLPRYSALDNVELPMRYANVPRAERRKRAEAALERVGLAARMHHLPSQMSGGQQQRVSIARALVQNPVLLLADEPTGALDSETTEQIMSLFQELHATGKTIVLVTHEPDVAAYAQRVVRFRDGRIVADEANAPRAQ, encoded by the coding sequence ATCGTTGAAATCTCGGACGTGTCCAAGGTGTACGGCTCGGGGGAGTCTCCGGTCTACGCACTGCGCCAGGTGAGCCTGCGCATCGAAGGCGGCCAGATGGTGGCCATCATGGGCGCGTCGGGCTCGGGTAAATCCACCCTGCTGAACCTACTGGGCACACTGGATCAACCCACCGAGGGCCGCTACCTGCTTGACGGGCAAGACACCCGGAGCATGGACGATCGCGCGCTGGCGCGGTTTCGCAACCAGAAGATCGGGTTCGTGTTTCAATCCTTCAACCTGCTGCCTCGCTACAGCGCTCTCGACAACGTCGAGCTGCCCATGCGCTACGCCAACGTGCCCCGCGCCGAGCGCCGCAAGCGCGCCGAGGCCGCGCTCGAGCGGGTGGGCCTGGCCGCCCGCATGCACCACTTGCCAAGCCAGATGTCGGGTGGGCAGCAGCAGCGCGTGTCCATCGCGCGGGCGCTGGTGCAAAACCCCGTGCTGCTCCTCGCCGACGAACCCACGGGCGCCCTCGACAGCGAGACCACGGAGCAGATCATGTCGTTGTTTCAGGAGCTACACGCCACGGGCAAAACGATCGTGCTCGTCACCCACGAGCCCGACGTGGCGGCTTACGCCCAGCGTGTGGTGCGCTTTCGCGACGGGCGCATAGTGGCCGACGAGGCCAACGCGCCCCGGGCGCAGTAG